From a single Nissabacter sp. SGAir0207 genomic region:
- a CDS encoding class I SAM-dependent DNA methyltransferase: MADNNFSQIVAFIWSVADLLRGDFKQSQYGRIILPFTLLRRLECVLAPTKDVVIAEAERLNTSTLPEEAKEKFLLRASGLSFFNTSKMDLGKMGQHHIKANLENYIHSFSKDAREIFEHFNFIELLGHLQEANLLFKVMERFATTDLSPKKLSNHTMGLVFEELIRRFAESSNETAGEHFTPRDIVRLTTSLVFMHDNDLLLKEGIIRTLYDPTAGTGGFLSSGMEYVHKLNPHAVIRAFGQELNPESYAICKADMLIKGQDVSRIKLGNTLSNDQLPQDQFDYMLSNPPFGVDWKKIEREINDEHQLKGLNGRFGPGLPRVSDGSLLFLLHLISKMRDSHTDGAASGGGRIGIILNGSPLFTGGAGSGESEIRRYILEADLLEGIVALPTDMFYNTGIATYVWILSNKKSEERKGKVQLIDGTNLYGKMRKSLGSKRNLMGEDDIRLITQTFGDFEMVATTSLEKRGLEKASEQTSNRGRQSATTKTETSKTFASKIFNTTDFGYRRLTIERPLRLSAQVTDEAIATLRFAPKPFNAPMERLYEAFSAQWQRDNYGDFSELEVEARAIIKAEFAELKDKQIKGLLDRELWRTQRALMDKAQQIQTALGAQAGGKAVVSHDFNQFQLTLKEAIKTAGVKLDAKENKQFIDAITTKNPNAEPVIKKVLKEAAQPLYGAFEYQGKVVEFEQDGDLRDNENVPLNPAVSTSDLIENYFESEVLPHVADAWINADKRDAKDGEVGIVGYEIPFNRHFYVYQPPRPLEEIDADLDAVSAEIMKLLQEVHS, translated from the coding sequence TGTGCTGGCGCCTACCAAAGACGTGGTGATCGCTGAGGCTGAAAGGTTGAACACCAGTACGTTACCTGAAGAGGCTAAAGAGAAATTTTTGCTGCGCGCCAGCGGACTGTCCTTCTTTAATACCTCGAAGATGGATCTTGGCAAGATGGGGCAACATCACATCAAAGCCAATCTGGAAAATTACATTCACTCTTTCTCCAAAGACGCCCGTGAAATCTTTGAGCATTTTAATTTCATTGAGCTTCTCGGCCATTTGCAGGAAGCCAATCTGCTTTTTAAGGTGATGGAGAGGTTTGCGACCACCGATCTCAGTCCCAAAAAACTTTCCAACCACACGATGGGCTTGGTGTTTGAAGAGCTAATCCGCCGCTTTGCGGAGAGTTCCAATGAGACCGCTGGGGAGCACTTTACTCCGCGCGATATTGTGCGTTTGACCACCTCATTGGTGTTCATGCATGACAATGATCTCCTGCTGAAAGAGGGTATCATCCGCACCCTTTACGACCCGACGGCAGGTACTGGCGGTTTTCTCTCCTCTGGTATGGAGTATGTGCACAAACTGAATCCACATGCAGTCATACGCGCCTTTGGTCAGGAGCTGAACCCGGAATCCTATGCCATCTGTAAAGCGGACATGCTGATTAAGGGCCAGGATGTCAGCCGTATCAAGCTGGGCAACACGCTTTCTAACGACCAACTCCCACAAGATCAATTTGACTACATGCTCTCCAACCCGCCATTCGGTGTGGATTGGAAAAAGATTGAACGCGAGATCAACGACGAGCACCAACTGAAGGGCCTTAATGGCCGCTTTGGTCCGGGCCTGCCGCGCGTTTCTGATGGCTCGCTGCTGTTTCTGTTGCATCTCATCAGCAAAATGCGCGACAGCCACACGGATGGCGCGGCGAGCGGTGGCGGACGTATCGGGATTATTCTCAACGGCTCCCCACTGTTTACCGGTGGGGCGGGTAGCGGTGAGAGTGAAATCCGCCGCTATATTCTGGAAGCCGACTTGCTGGAGGGCATCGTCGCGCTGCCAACCGATATGTTCTACAACACGGGCATCGCGACCTATGTCTGGATTTTGTCGAACAAAAAATCAGAAGAGCGCAAAGGCAAAGTGCAGCTGATCGATGGCACCAACTTGTACGGGAAAATGCGTAAATCGCTAGGCTCGAAGCGTAACCTGATGGGTGAAGACGATATCAGGCTGATTACGCAGACCTTCGGCGATTTTGAAATGGTTGCTACGACTTCGTTGGAAAAACGTGGACTGGAAAAAGCATCCGAACAGACATCCAACCGTGGCCGCCAGTCTGCCACGACGAAAACTGAAACCTCGAAAACCTTCGCCAGCAAAATCTTCAACACCACCGATTTCGGTTATCGCCGCCTGACCATTGAACGCCCACTGCGGTTATCTGCACAGGTGACGGATGAAGCCATTGCCACCCTACGCTTTGCACCAAAGCCGTTTAATGCGCCGATGGAACGTCTATATGAAGCGTTTTCTGCGCAGTGGCAGAGAGATAACTACGGTGATTTCTCTGAGCTGGAAGTAGAAGCGCGCGCCATTATCAAAGCGGAATTTGCTGAGCTGAAAGATAAGCAAATCAAGGGCCTGTTAGACAGAGAGCTGTGGCGGACACAACGCGCGTTAATGGATAAAGCACAGCAAATTCAGACGGCATTGGGTGCGCAGGCGGGGGGTAAAGCGGTTGTCAGCCATGACTTCAACCAGTTCCAGCTCACGCTCAAAGAAGCGATTAAAACCGCGGGCGTGAAGCTGGATGCCAAAGAGAATAAACAGTTCATTGACGCCATCACCACTAAAAATCCGAATGCCGAACCAGTAATCAAAAAGGTGCTGAAAGAAGCCGCCCAGCCGCTCTACGGCGCATTTGAGTACCAAGGCAAAGTGGTGGAATTTGAGCAGGATGGCGATCTGCGGGATAACGAGAACGTACCGCTAAACCCGGCGGTCTCCACCAGCGACCTGATTGAAAACTATTTCGAGTCTGAGGTACTGCCGCATGTAGCCGATGCGTGGATTAATGCCGATAAGCGTGATGCGAAGGATGGTGAAGTAGGGATTGTTGGTTACGAGATTCCGTTCAACCGGCACTTCTATGTTTACCAGCCGCCACGCCCGCTGGAAGAAATTGATGCCGATCTGGATGCGGTCAGCGCCGAGATTATGAAGCTGCTGCAGGAGGTACATTCGTGA
- a CDS encoding restriction endonuclease subunit S: MAKYKAYPEYKDSGVEWCTVLPRGWKRVNLRWLSNIYAGGTPSKNIMDYWENGTVPWINSGAVNQSYVTEPSTFISKAAFENSSAKWIPKGALVVALAGQGKTKGMVAQLGINTTCNQSMAAIVLHSEMQSSYIFWWLTSNYQNIRNMAGGDLRDGLNLELLGNVQCPQPSDYECTKISMFLDHETAKIDNLIEKQQQLIELLKEKRQAVISHAVTKGLNPNVPMKDSGVEWLGEVPEHWSLKSFRYACLIYRGKFGHRPRNDPSLYDGDYPFIQTGDVARASKFIETYSQTLNEKGKAVSQLFPSGTLMMAIAANIGDTAILGFEAYAPDSVVGFKPYQNLHLEFLRYSFMAALPALEQTSTQSTQANLNIDRIGAVKAVFPSLEEQLDIIDYLDNMLCSYDSIEENANQAIQLLQERRTALISAAVTGKIDVRDWVAPDTQEVEEPEEITA; the protein is encoded by the coding sequence ATGGCTAAGTATAAGGCGTATCCGGAGTATAAGGATTCTGGGGTGGAGTGGTGTACTGTGCTACCTCGTGGCTGGAAACGGGTTAATTTGAGGTGGTTATCCAATATCTATGCAGGAGGCACTCCTTCCAAAAATATTATGGATTACTGGGAAAATGGCACAGTACCTTGGATTAACTCGGGAGCAGTAAACCAAAGTTATGTAACAGAGCCGTCCACATTTATTTCAAAAGCTGCGTTTGAAAATAGTAGTGCCAAGTGGATACCAAAAGGAGCTCTGGTTGTCGCTTTAGCTGGACAAGGGAAAACTAAAGGTATGGTTGCTCAGCTTGGTATAAATACCACATGCAATCAGTCAATGGCTGCAATCGTATTACACAGTGAGATGCAATCCAGTTATATATTTTGGTGGCTTACATCTAACTATCAAAATATACGCAATATGGCGGGCGGAGATCTAAGAGATGGATTAAACCTTGAACTATTGGGAAATGTACAATGTCCTCAGCCGTCTGATTATGAGTGTACTAAAATTTCCATGTTCCTCGACCACGAAACTGCAAAAATCGATAACCTAATCGAGAAGCAACAGCAACTGATTGAACTGTTGAAAGAAAAACGTCAGGCAGTGATTAGCCATGCCGTTACCAAAGGGCTAAACCCTAATGTGCCGATGAAAGATTCTGGTGTTGAATGGTTGGGGGAAGTTCCGGAGCATTGGAGTTTAAAAAGTTTCCGATATGCTTGCTTAATTTATAGAGGTAAATTTGGCCACCGTCCTCGAAATGACCCTTCTTTATATGATGGTGACTACCCTTTTATTCAAACAGGGGATGTTGCTCGAGCAAGTAAATTCATTGAGACATATTCACAAACACTCAATGAAAAGGGAAAGGCTGTAAGTCAATTATTCCCATCTGGAACGTTGATGATGGCAATTGCTGCAAACATTGGGGATACGGCTATTCTTGGATTTGAGGCATACGCTCCAGACAGCGTTGTTGGATTCAAGCCCTATCAAAACCTTCATCTGGAATTCTTGCGCTACAGTTTTATGGCTGCGTTACCCGCGTTAGAACAAACATCGACACAAAGCACCCAAGCAAATTTGAATATTGATAGAATTGGTGCGGTTAAAGCAGTTTTTCCTTCCTTGGAGGAACAGCTAGATATCATCGATTATTTAGATAATATGTTGTGTTCGTATGATTCAATTGAAGAAAATGCCAACCAAGCCATCCAAC